Proteins encoded in a region of the Variovorax sp. PAMC 28711 genome:
- a CDS encoding COX15/CtaA family protein: MQTESLYDLSPILWLMAAGVLIALGPLVWVWRRNAGEGAARRLHALTVLTLFLTFDLTLFGAFTRLTDSGLGCPDWPGCYGNASPLGARHDIATAQAAQPTGPVTHGKAWVEMVHRYLATGVGVLIVVLAIATWVARRRQRLAPVSASQQRALSAWWPAATLVWVCLQGAFGAMTVTWKLYPAIVTLHLLGAIGLLALLCVQAVRYQQAAMQRMPAPLPGGLRTLLVATTGLLVLQIALGGWVSTNYAVLACTQFPTCQDSWWPAMNFAQGFEIWRHLGMTAEGVPIEFSALTAIHYVHRLMAYLVFVALGVLAWRLLRIDALRTQAKWLGALALLQLATGLGNVLLGWPLAAAVLHTGGAAALAVVLTWALCESRRATASASVTGGASQRRKLETA, from the coding sequence ATGCAGACCGAATCGCTTTACGACCTCTCCCCGATCCTCTGGCTCATGGCCGCAGGTGTGCTGATCGCGCTCGGCCCCCTGGTGTGGGTGTGGCGGCGCAATGCGGGCGAGGGCGCTGCGCGACGCCTCCACGCGCTGACGGTGCTCACACTCTTCCTGACGTTCGACCTCACGCTCTTCGGCGCTTTCACCCGGCTCACCGATTCCGGCCTCGGTTGCCCGGACTGGCCAGGTTGCTACGGCAACGCGAGCCCGCTGGGTGCCCGGCACGACATCGCGACGGCGCAGGCTGCGCAGCCCACCGGCCCCGTCACGCACGGCAAGGCCTGGGTCGAGATGGTGCACCGCTACCTGGCAACCGGCGTGGGCGTGCTGATCGTGGTGCTCGCCATCGCCACCTGGGTGGCGCGGCGTCGTCAACGCTTGGCACCTGTGTCTGCGTCGCAGCAGCGCGCATTGAGCGCCTGGTGGCCGGCCGCGACGCTGGTCTGGGTTTGCCTGCAAGGCGCGTTCGGGGCGATGACGGTGACGTGGAAGCTCTATCCCGCCATCGTGACCTTGCACCTGCTTGGCGCGATCGGGCTGCTCGCGTTGTTGTGCGTGCAGGCGGTCCGCTACCAACAGGCCGCGATGCAGCGGATGCCGGCGCCATTGCCCGGCGGCTTGCGCACCTTGCTCGTCGCCACCACGGGCTTGCTTGTGCTGCAGATCGCGCTCGGCGGCTGGGTCAGCACCAATTACGCGGTCCTGGCATGCACCCAGTTCCCGACCTGCCAGGACAGCTGGTGGCCGGCCATGAACTTCGCGCAGGGGTTCGAGATCTGGCGCCACCTCGGCATGACCGCCGAAGGCGTGCCGATCGAGTTCTCGGCGCTCACCGCCATTCACTACGTACACCGCCTCATGGCCTACCTCGTGTTCGTCGCGCTCGGCGTCCTCGCGTGGCGGCTGCTGCGCATTGACGCGCTGCGCACGCAGGCGAAGTGGCTGGGCGCACTGGCGCTGCTGCAGCTCGCCACTGGTCTCGGCAACGTGCTGCTCGGCTGGCCGCTGGCGGCAGCCGTGCTCCACACCGGCGGCGCTGCGGCGCTCGCGGTCGTGCTCACCTGGGCCTTGTGCGAGAGCCGGCGGGCCACGGCGTCGGCTTCGGTGACCGGCGGCGCGAGCCAGCGTCGAAAGCTGGAGACCGCATGA
- the cyoE gene encoding heme o synthase: MSTPLPVQQTSTANVLRQFYALTKPRVVQLIVFCALIGMVLAVPGIPTWQDAQRGLLACIGIWLVAGAAAAFNCLVEKGIDAKMKRTAWRPTARGQLSDTQALVFSGLLCAAGSSVLWFTVNPLTMWLTFATFVGYAVVYTVILKPLTPQNIVIGGASGAMPPVLGWAAMTGEVSGGAMILFLIIFLWTPPHFWALALYRVEDYRKAGLPMLPVTHGNEFTRLQVLLYTFILFAACLLPFVYGMSGWLYLAVAVVVSIGFTGYAFALWRNYSDALARKTFRFSLIHLSVLFAALLVDHYLI; encoded by the coding sequence ATGAGCACACCCCTGCCCGTGCAACAGACCAGCACCGCCAACGTGCTGCGCCAGTTCTACGCACTGACCAAGCCGCGTGTTGTGCAGTTGATCGTGTTCTGCGCGCTCATCGGCATGGTGCTCGCCGTGCCCGGCATCCCGACCTGGCAGGACGCGCAGCGCGGCTTGCTCGCGTGCATCGGTATTTGGCTGGTGGCCGGCGCGGCGGCGGCGTTCAACTGCCTGGTCGAGAAGGGCATCGACGCCAAGATGAAGCGCACCGCGTGGCGCCCGACGGCGCGCGGCCAGCTCAGCGACACCCAGGCACTGGTCTTCTCGGGGCTCCTTTGTGCAGCGGGCTCGTCGGTGCTCTGGTTCACCGTCAACCCGCTCACCATGTGGTTGACCTTCGCGACCTTCGTCGGCTACGCGGTGGTCTACACCGTCATCCTCAAGCCACTGACGCCGCAGAACATCGTGATCGGCGGCGCGTCGGGCGCGATGCCGCCGGTGCTCGGCTGGGCCGCGATGACAGGCGAGGTCAGCGGCGGGGCGATGATCCTCTTCCTCATCATCTTCCTGTGGACGCCGCCGCATTTCTGGGCGCTCGCGCTCTACCGCGTCGAGGACTACCGCAAGGCCGGCTTGCCGATGCTGCCGGTCACGCACGGCAACGAATTCACGCGGTTGCAGGTGTTGCTCTACACCTTCATTCTTTTCGCGGCCTGCCTGCTGCCTTTCGTCTATGGCATGAGCGGCTGGCTGTATCTGGCGGTGGCGGTCGTGGTGAGCATCGGCTTCACCGGCTACGCGTTCGCGCTCTGGCGCAACTATTCCGACGCGCTGGCCCGAAAGACCTTCCGCTTTTCGCTGATCCACCTGAGCGTGCTCTTCGCCGCCTTGCTGGTCGACCATTACCTGATCTGA
- a CDS encoding SCO family protein — MNKRNALKAMTGGALWVGAAAVLGLNLTGCTEAKPSFNAVDLTGADYARDFSLTDADGKVRTMADFKGKVVVLFFGYAQCPDVCPTTMTEMAQVKQQLGTDGDKLQVLFVTVDPARDTPEVMKAYMGAFDPAFVALIPTPEQLAATAKDFKAYYKKNEGTTPTSYSMDHSAASYIYDTQGRLRLYARYGAGVAPMVADIKSLLKS, encoded by the coding sequence ATGAACAAGCGGAATGCACTCAAAGCGATGACCGGCGGCGCCCTCTGGGTGGGCGCCGCGGCGGTTTTGGGCTTGAATCTCACGGGTTGTACCGAAGCCAAGCCGAGCTTCAACGCGGTCGACCTCACGGGCGCCGACTACGCCAGGGATTTCTCGCTGACCGATGCCGACGGCAAGGTCCGCACGATGGCCGACTTCAAAGGCAAGGTGGTCGTGCTGTTCTTCGGGTACGCGCAATGCCCCGACGTGTGCCCGACCACCATGACCGAGATGGCACAGGTCAAGCAGCAGCTCGGTACCGACGGCGACAAGCTGCAGGTGCTCTTCGTCACCGTCGACCCCGCGCGCGACACGCCGGAGGTCATGAAGGCTTACATGGGCGCGTTCGACCCCGCCTTCGTCGCACTGATCCCAACGCCCGAGCAGCTTGCCGCCACGGCCAAGGATTTCAAGGCGTACTACAAGAAGAACGAGGGCACGACGCCGACCAGCTACTCGATGGACCATTCCGCGGCCAGCTACATCTACGACACGCAAGGCCGCTTGCGGCTCTACGCCCGCTACGGCGCGGGCGTGGCGCCGATGGTGGCGGACATCAAGAGCCTGCTGAAGTCCTGA
- the rpoH gene encoding RNA polymerase sigma factor RpoH: protein MTTLSGASAASQLSVANPWSMVPPLGNLDAYISVANRLPLLTLDEEQGFARKLRDHNDLEAAGALVLSHLRLVVSISRQYLGYGLPHGDLIQEGNVGLMKAVKRFDPDQGVRLVSYAMHWIKAEIHEYILKNWRMVKVATTKAQRKLFFNLRSMKQAYKADDAAADGDTHRATLTETQVTQMATKLNVKREEVLEMEMRLSGGDVLLDPSPSDDGEDAFGPIAYLADATQEPTAQLESRARDRLSSDGISTALEALDERSRRIVEERWLKVNDDGSGGMTLHDLAAIYGVSAERIRQIEVAAMKKMKKSLAAYA from the coding sequence ATGACAACACTGTCTGGAGCCTCTGCAGCCTCCCAGCTGTCCGTCGCCAACCCTTGGTCGATGGTCCCGCCGCTGGGTAATCTGGATGCCTATATTTCGGTCGCCAACCGGCTGCCGCTGCTGACACTCGACGAAGAGCAAGGGTTTGCGCGCAAGCTGCGCGACCACAACGACCTCGAAGCCGCTGGCGCGCTGGTCCTGTCGCACCTGCGCCTCGTCGTCTCGATTTCCCGTCAGTATCTGGGCTACGGGTTGCCGCATGGCGACCTGATCCAGGAAGGCAATGTCGGCCTGATGAAGGCCGTGAAGCGTTTCGATCCGGACCAGGGCGTGCGACTGGTGAGCTACGCCATGCACTGGATCAAGGCCGAGATCCACGAGTACATCCTGAAGAACTGGCGCATGGTCAAGGTCGCGACGACCAAGGCACAGCGGAAGCTGTTTTTCAATCTGCGCTCGATGAAGCAGGCCTACAAGGCCGATGATGCGGCTGCCGACGGCGACACGCATCGCGCGACCCTGACGGAAACGCAGGTCACGCAAATGGCGACCAAGCTGAACGTCAAGCGAGAGGAAGTCCTCGAGATGGAGATGCGCTTGTCGGGCGGCGATGTGTTGCTCGATCCGAGTCCGTCGGACGACGGTGAGGACGCTTTCGGCCCGATCGCGTATCTGGCCGACGCCACGCAGGAGCCGACGGCGCAACTCGAATCGCGCGCCCGCGATCGGCTGTCGAGCGACGGCATTTCGACGGCGCTCGAGGCGCTGGACGAACGCAGCCGCCGCATCGTCGAAGAGCGCTGGCTCAAGGTGAACGACGACGGCTCGGGCGGCATGACGTTGCACGACCTCGCCGCGATCTACGGTGTGAGTGCCGAACGGATTCGCCAGATCGAAGTGGCGGCGATGAAGAAGATGAAGAAGTCGCTGGCTGCTTACGCCTGA
- a CDS encoding FHA domain-containing protein: MAKVVLITSDGRVKQIELAQPTTTIGRADRSDIVIRGPMVSRVHAIVSIENGVYSVRDLDSSNGTFVNGVKVQRQLLHHQDVIRIGDCELRFLDYGASSTRTVQTTDYQLV; encoded by the coding sequence ATGGCCAAAGTGGTCCTGATCACGAGTGACGGTCGCGTCAAGCAAATCGAGCTGGCGCAGCCGACGACGACCATCGGGCGGGCCGACCGCAGCGATATTGTGATTCGCGGGCCGATGGTCAGCCGGGTGCACGCCATCGTGTCCATTGAAAACGGCGTGTATTCGGTTCGTGACCTCGACAGCAGCAACGGCACCTTCGTCAACGGCGTCAAGGTGCAGCGCCAGCTGCTCCACCACCAGGATGTGATCCGCATCGGCGATTGCGAACTGCGCTTTCTCGACTACGGCGCGTCTTCGACCCGCACCGTCCAAACGACCGACTACCAGCTGGTTTGA
- the ftsY gene encoding signal recognition particle-docking protein FtsY, which translates to MFSFFKKKPPAETPAASVAPPPVETPAEVPPVRSAFSAANWFGLKPEADVVVPPPAPTPTPTPAPPPAPATLPARDAPSVVSPPPAPAPVVQEVPAFLRNLPPAPPPAPVVSPQAPLAPVVVAAPERKGWMDKLRNGLRKTGTSIAATFVNAQIDDALYEELESALLMADTGVKATEHLLDDLRGRVKRTMATNSDQVKVLLADAITDLLKPLEKQLVIGQHTPTVIMVAGVNGAGKTTSIGKLTKHLANEGASVLLAAADTFRAAAREQLLVWADRNTVEIVSNEGGDPSAVSFDAVKAGKARGKDVVLVDTAGRLPTQLHLMDELKKIKRVVTKADATAPHEVLLVIDGNTGQNALQQVRAFDETLGLTGLIVTKLDGTAKGGVLCAIARERPIPVYFIGVGEKLEDLETFDAREFAQALLG; encoded by the coding sequence ATGTTCAGTTTCTTCAAGAAAAAGCCGCCCGCCGAAACGCCGGCAGCCTCCGTCGCCCCTCCTCCCGTCGAAACGCCAGCCGAAGTGCCCCCGGTGCGTTCGGCGTTCTCTGCCGCGAACTGGTTCGGCCTGAAGCCCGAAGCCGACGTGGTGGTGCCGCCACCGGCGCCCACGCCCACGCCCACGCCGGCTCCGCCGCCAGCGCCCGCGACCCTGCCCGCGCGGGACGCACCGTCGGTTGTCTCGCCGCCACCTGCGCCTGCGCCTGTCGTGCAGGAGGTGCCTGCCTTCCTGCGCAATCTGCCGCCTGCGCCGCCGCCGGCCCCGGTCGTCAGCCCGCAAGCGCCCCTGGCGCCCGTCGTGGTCGCCGCGCCCGAGCGCAAGGGCTGGATGGACAAGTTGCGCAACGGCCTGCGCAAGACCGGCACCAGCATCGCCGCCACCTTCGTCAATGCACAGATCGACGACGCGCTCTACGAAGAGCTCGAGTCGGCCCTGCTCATGGCCGACACCGGCGTGAAGGCGACCGAGCACCTGCTCGACGACCTGCGCGGTCGCGTGAAGCGCACGATGGCGACCAACTCCGACCAGGTGAAGGTGCTGCTCGCAGACGCCATCACCGATCTGCTGAAGCCGCTGGAAAAGCAGCTCGTCATCGGCCAGCACACGCCGACCGTGATCATGGTCGCGGGCGTCAACGGCGCCGGCAAGACCACCTCGATCGGCAAGCTCACCAAGCATCTGGCCAACGAAGGCGCCTCGGTGCTGCTGGCGGCGGCCGACACCTTTCGAGCCGCGGCGCGCGAGCAGTTGCTGGTCTGGGCCGACCGCAACACGGTCGAGATCGTCAGCAACGAGGGCGGCGATCCGTCAGCCGTCAGCTTCGACGCGGTGAAGGCCGGCAAGGCGCGGGGCAAGGACGTGGTGCTGGTCGACACCGCCGGCCGCCTGCCGACGCAATTGCACCTGATGGACGAGCTGAAGAAAATCAAGCGCGTCGTCACCAAGGCCGACGCCACGGCCCCGCACGAGGTGCTGTTGGTGATCGACGGCAACACCGGCCAGAACGCGCTGCAGCAGGTCAGGGCCTTCGACGAGACGCTGGGCCTGACCGGTCTGATCGTCACCAAGCTCGACGGCACCGCCAAGGGCGGCGTGCTGTGCGCCATCGCACGCGAGCGGCCGATCCCGGTCTACTTCATCGGCGTGGGCGAAAAGCTGGAAGACCTCGAGACCTTCGACGCGCGGGAGTTCGCCCAGGCCCTGCTGGGCTGA
- a CDS encoding M16 family metallopeptidase has protein sequence MKHPLPRHAASGAVLAMALTALWTVPAQAQNPVSATPASPAVAAPAGEARPQQFTLSNGMTLIVKPDRRSPTAVQMVWVRVGSIDEVDGTSGVAHALEHMMFKGTKTVKPGEFSRTVAALGGRDNAFTTRDYTGYYEQIPEGKLEAVMKLDADRFANNQWADNEFKNEISVVKEERRMRTEEQPRALLGELQNATVWTASPYHRPVVGWMSDLEAMTPDDVRDFHRRWYLPANAAIVVAGDVDVARVRALAEKYYGRIPARAVPIRKPRVEPEQRGIRRVEFKAPAEQSYVSLAFRVPQVPDLDAESDGWALLVLSAVLDGYAGSRLDRALTQGPDRVADAAGASVGLISRGPQVFNLSAVPAAGKTTDQVEAALRAQVARVAKDGVGEAELARVKTQWVAGQTFELDSVMAQARELGSNWVQGLPLDANDRVIARLQAVTAAQVQTVAGKYFGDDQLTVATLRPLPLDPNRRPRAAAVPAGDLR, from the coding sequence ATGAAACACCCCTTGCCACGCCATGCTGCGTCCGGTGCGGTGCTGGCGATGGCGCTCACCGCGCTGTGGACCGTGCCCGCCCAGGCGCAAAACCCCGTCTCCGCTACACCCGCGTCCCCCGCTGTTGCAGCGCCTGCGGGCGAGGCGCGTCCGCAGCAGTTCACGCTTTCCAACGGCATGACGCTGATCGTCAAGCCCGACCGCCGCTCGCCCACTGCGGTGCAGATGGTGTGGGTGCGCGTCGGCTCGATCGACGAGGTCGACGGCACCTCCGGCGTCGCGCATGCGCTCGAACACATGATGTTCAAGGGCACCAAGACCGTGAAGCCCGGCGAGTTCTCGCGCACCGTCGCCGCGCTGGGTGGCCGCGACAACGCTTTCACCACGCGCGACTACACCGGCTACTACGAGCAAATCCCGGAAGGCAAGCTCGAAGCCGTCATGAAGCTCGACGCCGACCGCTTCGCCAACAACCAGTGGGCCGACAACGAGTTCAAGAACGAAATCTCGGTGGTCAAGGAAGAGCGGCGTATGCGCACCGAAGAGCAGCCCCGTGCGCTGCTCGGCGAATTGCAGAACGCGACGGTGTGGACCGCTTCGCCCTATCACCGGCCGGTCGTCGGTTGGATGAGCGACCTGGAGGCGATGACGCCCGACGACGTTCGTGATTTCCATCGCCGCTGGTACCTGCCCGCCAATGCGGCCATCGTGGTGGCCGGCGATGTCGATGTGGCGCGGGTGCGCGCGCTCGCCGAAAAATACTATGGCCGTATCCCTGCGCGGGCCGTGCCGATCCGCAAGCCGCGCGTCGAGCCCGAGCAACGCGGCATCCGGCGCGTCGAATTCAAGGCGCCGGCCGAACAGTCGTACGTGTCGCTCGCCTTTCGCGTGCCGCAGGTGCCCGACCTCGACGCCGAAAGCGACGGCTGGGCGCTGCTCGTGTTGTCCGCCGTGCTCGACGGCTACGCTGGCTCGCGCCTCGACCGCGCGCTCACGCAAGGCCCCGATCGCGTCGCGGACGCAGCCGGCGCATCGGTCGGCCTCATCAGCCGCGGGCCGCAGGTGTTCAACCTCTCTGCCGTGCCGGCCGCGGGCAAGACCACCGATCAGGTCGAAGCGGCGCTGCGCGCACAGGTCGCACGGGTCGCGAAGGACGGTGTCGGCGAGGCCGAACTGGCGCGCGTCAAGACGCAGTGGGTGGCCGGCCAGACCTTCGAGCTCGACTCGGTAATGGCGCAGGCCCGCGAACTCGGCAGCAACTGGGTGCAGGGCCTGCCGCTCGACGCCAACGACCGCGTCATCGCCCGGCTGCAGGCGGTGACGGCCGCTCAGGTACAGACCGTCGCCGGCAAGTACTTCGGTGACGACCAGCTCACCGTCGCCACGCTGCGGCCGCTGCCGCTCGACCCGAACCGGCGTCCCCGTGCGGCTGCCGTACCCGCCGGCGACCTGCGCTGA
- a CDS encoding M16 family metallopeptidase translates to MLTFQKTAAHAAFLGIAALFGLNAQAAIPIQHWTLANGAKVYFAPVNALPIVDVQLDFDAGSRRDPAPQAGLASVTAGMVEKGVRAVGSDPALDQNALGEAWADLGAEFGVDASGERTSFSLRTLSDAKVLDKAVALAAREIGEPAFPDDVWQRDRERINAAIKEANTKPGTLVGRNFAAAVYGTHPYGQETTEATLARIDVAAMRQRYEALIVPCRAKLTIVGAVTRPQADAIATTLLARLPQSSPGSSACAALPAVPPVASLGAPKELRLPFDSAQAQVLIGQPGYLRSDPEHFALTLGNYILGGGGFVSRLTDQVREKRGLTYSIYSGFSPGMEAGAFRIAFQTRPDQADAAIKVSREVLAKFVADGPTDAELKAAKDNLIGGFPLLLDSNRKLLGNIANIAWNDLPFDYLDTWQQRMNAVTGAQIKAAFASKLQPERMVTVIVGAKP, encoded by the coding sequence ATGTTGACCTTTCAAAAGACCGCTGCGCACGCAGCCTTCCTCGGCATTGCCGCCCTTTTCGGCCTGAACGCGCAGGCCGCCATTCCGATCCAGCACTGGACGCTGGCCAACGGCGCGAAGGTGTACTTCGCGCCCGTCAACGCGCTGCCGATCGTGGATGTGCAACTCGATTTCGACGCCGGCAGCCGGCGCGATCCGGCGCCGCAGGCGGGGTTGGCGAGCGTCACCGCGGGCATGGTCGAGAAAGGCGTGCGCGCCGTGGGCAGCGATCCGGCGCTCGACCAGAATGCGCTGGGCGAGGCGTGGGCCGATCTGGGTGCCGAGTTCGGCGTGGATGCGAGCGGCGAGCGCACCAGCTTTTCGCTGCGCACCTTGTCCGATGCGAAGGTGCTCGACAAGGCCGTGGCGCTGGCCGCGCGCGAGATCGGCGAGCCCGCGTTTCCGGACGATGTGTGGCAGCGCGACCGCGAGCGCATCAACGCCGCGATCAAGGAGGCGAACACGAAGCCCGGCACGCTCGTCGGCCGCAACTTCGCAGCAGCGGTCTACGGTACGCACCCGTACGGCCAGGAGACGACCGAAGCGACGCTCGCACGCATCGACGTCGCCGCGATGCGCCAGCGCTACGAAGCGCTCATCGTGCCGTGCCGCGCGAAGCTCACCATCGTCGGCGCCGTCACACGCCCGCAGGCCGACGCCATCGCGACGACCCTGCTGGCCCGCTTGCCGCAGAGCAGCCCCGGGAGCAGCGCCTGCGCGGCGTTGCCGGCGGTGCCGCCGGTGGCTTCGTTGGGTGCGCCGAAAGAGCTGCGCCTTCCGTTCGATTCGGCTCAGGCGCAGGTGCTGATCGGGCAACCCGGCTATCTGCGCAGCGACCCCGAGCACTTCGCGCTGACGCTCGGCAACTACATCCTCGGCGGCGGCGGTTTCGTCTCTCGCCTGACCGATCAGGTGCGGGAGAAGCGCGGGTTGACGTACAGCATCTACAGCGGCTTCTCGCCGGGCATGGAGGCCGGCGCCTTTCGCATCGCGTTCCAGACGCGGCCCGACCAGGCCGATGCGGCGATCAAGGTGTCGCGCGAGGTGCTGGCGAAGTTCGTGGCCGACGGCCCGACCGACGCCGAGCTCAAGGCCGCCAAGGACAACCTGATCGGCGGCTTTCCGCTCTTGCTCGACAGCAACAGGAAGCTGCTCGGCAACATCGCGAACATCGCCTGGAACGACCTGCCTTTCGACTATCTCGACACCTGGCAGCAGCGCATGAATGCGGTCACGGGGGCGCAGATCAAGGCGGCTTTCGCGAGCAAGCTGCAACCCGAGCGCATGGTCACGGTTATCGTCGGCGCCAAGCCATGA
- a CDS encoding RsmD family RNA methyltransferase produces MKKPAKKTPARPANPTGRADKRPHEVRIIGGQWKRTRLAVADRPGLRPTPDRVRETLFNWLASLAGVSGGELPGWQCIDAFSGTGALGLEAASRGATSVLLCEQDPVLVEQLQKLKTKLSADAVRVERGNGVTALERAPAGTLHAVFLDPPFENEALYVPSLRAASRAIDDAGAVYLEAPRAWSDEELAPLGLHVYRHMKAGAVHAHLLRKGPAPAA; encoded by the coding sequence ATGAAAAAACCTGCCAAGAAAACACCCGCACGTCCCGCCAACCCGACCGGCCGTGCCGACAAGCGCCCGCACGAGGTCCGCATCATCGGCGGGCAATGGAAGCGCACGCGCCTCGCCGTCGCCGATCGGCCCGGCCTGCGTCCCACGCCCGACCGGGTGCGCGAAACGCTCTTCAACTGGCTCGCCAGCCTGGCGGGCGTGTCCGGCGGCGAGCTGCCGGGCTGGCAGTGCATCGATGCGTTCTCCGGCACCGGCGCGCTGGGGCTCGAGGCCGCGTCGCGCGGTGCCACGAGCGTGCTGTTGTGCGAGCAGGATCCGGTGCTGGTCGAGCAGCTGCAAAAGCTCAAGACCAAGCTCAGCGCCGATGCGGTGCGTGTGGAGCGCGGCAACGGCGTGACGGCGCTGGAGCGCGCACCGGCCGGCACGCTGCACGCGGTGTTTCTCGATCCGCCGTTCGAGAACGAGGCGCTGTATGTCCCCTCGTTGCGTGCGGCTTCGCGCGCGATCGACGACGCGGGCGCGGTTTATCTCGAAGCGCCGCGCGCCTGGAGCGACGAGGAACTCGCGCCGCTGGGCCTGCATGTGTATCGCCACATGAAGGCCGGCGCGGTCCACGCGCACCTGCTGCGGAAGGGCCCGGCGCCCGCTGCATAA
- the coaD gene encoding pantetheine-phosphate adenylyltransferase yields MSSNVIAVYPGTFDPITLGHEDVVRRATQLFSKVIVAVAAGHHKKALFSLEERMEMAREAAAPYSDQVTVESFSGLLRDFVVSRGGKAMVRGLRAVTDFDYEFQLAGMNRSLMPDVETVFLTPSDKYQFISSTFVREIATLGGEVDKFVSPSVQEKLMAKVRSLNQA; encoded by the coding sequence ATGTCCAGCAACGTGATCGCGGTTTATCCCGGCACATTCGATCCCATCACGCTCGGCCACGAAGACGTGGTGCGGCGTGCGACCCAGTTGTTTTCCAAGGTGATCGTCGCCGTCGCGGCGGGCCACCACAAGAAGGCGCTGTTCTCGCTCGAAGAGCGCATGGAGATGGCGCGCGAAGCCGCCGCGCCCTACAGCGACCAGGTCACGGTCGAGAGCTTTTCCGGCCTGCTGCGCGATTTCGTCGTGTCGCGGGGCGGCAAGGCGATGGTCCGCGGCCTGCGCGCCGTGACCGACTTCGACTACGAGTTCCAGCTGGCCGGCATGAACCGTTCGCTGATGCCCGACGTCGAAACCGTGTTTCTCACGCCCAGCGACAAATACCAGTTCATCTCGAGCACCTTCGTGCGGGAGATCGCCACGCTCGGCGGCGAAGTCGACAAGTTCGTCTCGCCCAGCGTGCAGGAAAAGCTGATGGCCAAGGTGCGCAGCCTGAATCAGGCTTGA
- the pxpB gene encoding 5-oxoprolinase subunit PxpB encodes MSAEPPRLHALGDAALLCELPAPATFAQQQKIWALANEALRWRGVHEVLPGMNNLTLLFDPAQAEATELEMQVFAAWPQLAGATIEGRQIEIPVRYGGDDGPDLIDVAAHTGLSPAEVVRRHAAGEYVVYFLGFLPGFAFMGGLPPELATPRRSEPRVAVPARSVGIGGEQTGIYPLASPGGWQLIGRTPLELFDPKNEPPTLLQPGDRVRFVAESITT; translated from the coding sequence GTGAGCGCAGAGCCGCCCCGCCTCCACGCGCTCGGCGACGCCGCGCTGCTGTGTGAATTGCCGGCACCCGCCACCTTTGCGCAGCAGCAGAAGATATGGGCCCTGGCCAACGAAGCGCTTCGCTGGCGGGGTGTGCACGAGGTTTTGCCCGGCATGAACAACCTCACGCTGCTGTTCGACCCCGCGCAGGCCGAAGCCACCGAACTCGAGATGCAGGTGTTCGCGGCCTGGCCGCAGCTGGCCGGCGCCACCATCGAGGGCCGGCAGATCGAGATTCCGGTTCGCTACGGTGGCGACGACGGCCCTGACCTGATCGACGTCGCGGCGCACACAGGCCTTTCGCCGGCCGAGGTGGTGCGACGCCACGCCGCGGGCGAGTACGTCGTCTATTTCCTCGGGTTTCTGCCCGGCTTCGCCTTCATGGGTGGGCTGCCGCCGGAATTGGCGACCCCGCGTCGCTCGGAGCCACGCGTGGCCGTGCCGGCGCGCTCGGTCGGCATCGGTGGCGAGCAGACCGGCATCTACCCGTTGGCATCGCCTGGCGGCTGGCAGCTCATCGGTCGCACGCCGCTCGAACTGTTCGACCCGAAGAACGAGCCGCCCACCCTGCTGCAACCCGGCGACCGCGTGCGCTTCGTCGCGGAAAGCATCACGACATGA